Proteins from a genomic interval of Lysobacter arenosi:
- a CDS encoding adenosylcobalamin-dependent ribonucleoside-diphosphate reductase: protein MSTVRLEAVKAAAADREIPMQPASQDIWDKKYRLKTKTGKAVDSDIDATYQRVAKALAEAEPNAEKQQYWNERFVWALRRGAIPAGRITSNAGALEHKPATSTINCTVSGTIEDSMDGILEKVHEAGLTLKAGCGIGYEFSTLRPRGAFVAGAGAYTSGPMSFMDIYDKMCFTVSSAGGRRGAQMGTFDVSHPDVKDFIRAKREDGRLRQFNLSLLITDGFMEAVDTDADWPLVFPVNMKEKGDINLDDATQVVWREWPTHRNYIVRDDGLVACKIYGHIRARHLWDMIMVSTYDYAEPGFILIDRVNEMNNNWWCENIRATNPCGEQPLPAYGACLLGSVNLTKFVRDPFTDQASFDWEEYKEVVRVFTRMLDNVVEVNGLPLEQQRNEIMRKRRHGMGFLGLGSTVTMLRMKYGSKESCEFTERISREMAVAGWEMGLALAKEKGAAPIMDELFAVDAEMLRKRPEMVKDGWKIGQDIPGRVLHARYSRYMQRVASVAPELVDELAETGARFTHHSSIAPTGTISLSLANNASNGIEPSFAHHYSRNVIREGKKSKEKVDVYSYELLAYRELVNAKAMPFSDEEHARLPEYFISADDISPKEHVDVQAAAQKWVDSSISKTANVPTDYPYEQFKDIYRYAHQQGLKGCTTFRFNPAAFQGVLVKEADLENTTYRFELEDGSVLEVKGNEQIEYDGEMHTAANLFDALKEGYYGKF from the coding sequence ATGAGCACAGTGCGCCTCGAGGCGGTCAAGGCGGCCGCGGCTGACAGGGAGATTCCCATGCAGCCCGCTTCCCAGGACATCTGGGACAAGAAGTACCGGCTGAAGACCAAGACGGGGAAGGCCGTCGATTCCGACATCGACGCCACCTACCAGCGCGTTGCCAAGGCCTTGGCCGAAGCCGAGCCCAACGCCGAGAAGCAGCAGTACTGGAACGAGCGTTTCGTGTGGGCGCTGCGCCGCGGGGCCATTCCCGCCGGCCGCATCACCTCCAACGCCGGTGCCCTGGAGCACAAGCCGGCCACCTCGACCATCAACTGCACCGTCTCGGGCACCATCGAGGATTCGATGGACGGCATCCTGGAGAAGGTCCACGAAGCGGGCCTGACCCTGAAGGCTGGCTGCGGCATCGGCTATGAGTTCTCGACGCTGCGTCCGCGCGGCGCGTTCGTCGCCGGCGCCGGCGCCTACACCTCCGGTCCGATGTCCTTCATGGATATCTACGACAAGATGTGCTTCACCGTGTCCTCGGCCGGTGGCCGTCGCGGCGCGCAGATGGGCACGTTCGACGTCTCCCATCCGGACGTGAAGGACTTCATCCGCGCCAAGCGCGAAGACGGCCGCCTGCGCCAGTTCAACCTGTCGCTGCTGATCACCGATGGCTTCATGGAGGCCGTCGACACCGACGCCGACTGGCCGCTGGTGTTCCCGGTCAACATGAAGGAAAAGGGCGACATCAACCTCGACGACGCGACCCAGGTCGTGTGGCGCGAGTGGCCGACCCACCGCAACTACATCGTGCGCGACGACGGCCTGGTGGCCTGCAAGATTTACGGCCACATCCGTGCCCGTCACCTGTGGGACATGATCATGGTCTCGACGTATGACTACGCCGAGCCCGGTTTCATCCTCATCGACCGCGTCAACGAGATGAACAACAACTGGTGGTGCGAGAACATCCGCGCGACCAACCCCTGCGGCGAGCAGCCGCTGCCGGCCTACGGCGCCTGCCTGCTGGGCTCGGTCAACCTGACCAAGTTCGTGCGCGACCCGTTTACCGACCAGGCCTCCTTCGACTGGGAGGAATACAAGGAAGTCGTGCGCGTGTTCACCCGCATGCTCGACAACGTGGTCGAGGTCAACGGCCTGCCGCTGGAGCAGCAGCGCAACGAGATCATGCGCAAGCGCCGCCACGGCATGGGCTTCCTCGGCCTGGGCAGCACCGTGACCATGCTGCGCATGAAGTACGGCAGCAAGGAGTCGTGCGAGTTCACCGAGCGCATCTCCCGCGAGATGGCCGTGGCCGGTTGGGAAATGGGCCTGGCGCTGGCGAAGGAAAAGGGCGCCGCGCCGATCATGGACGAGCTGTTCGCCGTCGACGCCGAGATGCTGCGCAAGCGTCCGGAGATGGTGAAGGACGGCTGGAAGATCGGCCAGGACATCCCGGGCCGCGTCCTGCACGCCCGCTACAGCCGCTACATGCAGCGCGTCGCCTCGGTGGCACCGGAGCTGGTGGACGAGCTGGCCGAGACCGGCGCGCGCTTCACCCACCACAGCTCGATCGCGCCGACCGGCACGATCTCGCTGAGCCTGGCCAACAACGCCTCCAACGGCATCGAGCCGTCGTTCGCGCACCACTACAGCCGCAACGTGATCCGCGAAGGCAAGAAGTCGAAGGAAAAGGTCGACGTCTACTCCTACGAGCTGCTGGCCTACCGCGAGCTGGTCAACGCCAAGGCCATGCCGTTCTCCGACGAGGAGCACGCCAGGCTGCCGGAGTACTTCATCTCCGCCGACGACATCTCGCCCAAGGAGCACGTCGACGTGCAGGCCGCGGCGCAGAAGTGGGTCGACAGCTCGATCTCAAAGACCGCCAATGTCCCGACCGACTACCCGTACGAGCAGTTCAAGGACATCTACCGTTACGCCCACCAGCAGGGCCTGAAGGGCTGCACCACGTTCCGCTTCAACCCGGCCGCCTTCCAGGGCGTGCTGGTCAAGGAAGCCGACCTGGAGAACACGACCTACCGTTTCGAGCTGGAAGACGGCAGCGTGCTGGAGGTCAAGGGCAACGAACAGATCGAGTACGACGGCGAGATGCACACCGCCGCCAACCTGTTCGATGCCTTGAAGGAAGGGTATTACGGCAAGTTCTAA
- a CDS encoding trypsin-like peptidase domain-containing protein has product MRPLPTLLTLSLAAAFGGFAATAIRDGLEAPAQAAPAAAATVPAIAALPTVVSGQPLPSLAPMLAKVTPAVVSVHTKQRVKVSPFGGDPMFRRMFPELTQERINESLGSGVIVDAQRGYVLTNHHVIEGADEVSVTLADGRTLKAEFLGSDPDTDVALMRITAPNLVALPLANSDALRVGDFVVAVGNPFGIGQTVTSGIVSAVGRTGLRGLGFQNFIQTDASINPGNSGGALVNLNGELVGINTASFNPRGSMAGNIGLGFAIPTSLARNIMGQLIANNGVVIRGTLGLESQAVDARLAQGLGLDEARGALVTQVYSGGGAAAAGLKPGDVIVAANGERIDDPDALRNFEGLQAVGSRVALDVRRDGKVIQLNTSLREQPKSFQGLELDPRLAGAVFAELPERLRQSGYSGVLVESVARGSRAAQNGLQKDDIITAATTGKFDDLSGFRASFTQAPAQLILRVVRGGGRQGNLPMQ; this is encoded by the coding sequence ATGCGCCCTCTGCCGACCCTGCTTACCCTGTCCCTGGCCGCCGCCTTCGGCGGCTTTGCCGCCACCGCGATCCGCGACGGCCTGGAGGCGCCTGCCCAGGCCGCTCCCGCTGCTGCCGCGACCGTTCCGGCGATCGCCGCACTGCCAACGGTGGTCAGCGGCCAGCCGCTGCCGTCGCTGGCACCAATGCTGGCCAAGGTCACCCCGGCCGTGGTCAGCGTCCACACCAAGCAACGGGTCAAGGTCAGCCCGTTCGGCGGCGATCCGATGTTCCGGCGCATGTTCCCGGAGCTGACCCAGGAGCGGATCAACGAGTCGCTCGGCTCGGGCGTGATCGTCGACGCCCAGCGCGGCTACGTGCTGACCAACCACCACGTCATCGAAGGCGCCGACGAAGTCTCGGTGACGCTCGCCGACGGGCGCACGCTCAAGGCCGAATTCCTCGGGTCCGATCCCGACACCGACGTGGCGCTGATGCGCATCACCGCGCCCAACCTGGTCGCGCTGCCGCTGGCCAACTCCGACGCGCTGCGCGTGGGCGACTTCGTGGTCGCGGTCGGCAACCCATTCGGCATCGGCCAGACGGTGACCTCGGGCATCGTCTCGGCCGTGGGCCGCACCGGCCTGCGCGGGCTGGGCTTCCAGAACTTCATCCAGACCGACGCCTCGATCAATCCCGGCAACTCCGGCGGCGCACTGGTCAACCTCAACGGCGAACTGGTCGGCATCAACACTGCCAGCTTCAACCCGCGCGGCTCGATGGCCGGCAACATCGGCCTGGGCTTCGCCATTCCCACCAGCTTGGCGCGCAACATCATGGGTCAGTTGATCGCCAACAACGGCGTGGTCATCCGCGGCACGCTGGGGCTGGAATCGCAGGCGGTCGATGCGCGACTCGCACAGGGCCTGGGCCTGGACGAAGCACGCGGCGCGCTGGTGACGCAGGTCTACTCCGGTGGCGGTGCCGCCGCTGCAGGGCTCAAGCCGGGCGACGTGATCGTCGCCGCCAATGGCGAACGCATCGACGACCCGGATGCGCTGCGCAACTTCGAAGGCCTGCAGGCGGTGGGCAGCCGCGTCGCGCTCGACGTGCGTCGTGACGGCAAGGTGATCCAGCTGAACACTTCGCTGCGCGAGCAACCCAAATCGTTCCAGGGTCTCGAACTCGATCCGCGCCTGGCCGGCGCCGTGTTCGCCGAACTGCCCGAGCGCCTGCGCCAGTCCGGCTACTCGGGCGTGCTGGTCGAATCGGTCGCGCGCGGCAGCCGCGCCGCGCAGAACGGCCTGCAGAAGGACGACATCATCACGGCTGCCACCACCGGCAAGTTCGACGACCTTTCAGGTTTCCGCGCCAGCTTCACGCAGGCTCCTGCACAGTTGATCCTGCGCGTCGTACGCGGCGGCGGCCGGCAGGGCAACTTGCCGATGCAGTGA